The following coding sequences are from one Microtus pennsylvanicus isolate mMicPen1 chromosome 1, mMicPen1.hap1, whole genome shotgun sequence window:
- the Calhm6 gene encoding calcium homeostasis modulator protein 6 isoform X1 encodes MEKIKAVLELLQSKHRSTLGYGLVTLLTVGGEKIFSQVVFQCPCNATWNLPYGLVFLLVPALALFLLGYALNTSTWRLLTGCCSRSTSFSSGSHSALTCLQTNLAAALAALTWLAVGLLGGSFYECAVSGSARMAKYLCGNLNSSCAIKLPQVPCNQQEAEMQDILNQLKAQSQVIGWILIAAIIIVLLVVTSIIRCCSPISYLHLKFWEIYSQKEEQILLSQATEHATQLADENVKCFFECRNPKDCYTPSSKAWKEISALYTFNPKKQFYSLLHKYVNRKEMEMSDRLCSMEGDTVVPALSFVDASGMANTEGM; translated from the exons ATGGAGAAGATCAAGGCAGTGCTGGAACTGCTGCAGAGCAAGCACCGCAGCACCCTGGGCTATGGCTTGGTGACCCTGTTGACGGTGGGTGGggagaagatcttctcccaggTGGTGTTCCAGTGTCCGTGCAACGCTACCTGGAACCTGCCCTATGGCCTGGTGTTCCTGCTGGTGCCAGCGCTTGCACTCTTTCTCTTGGGCTATGCGCTGAACACGAGCACCTGGCGCCTGCTCACAGGCTGCTGCTCCCGGAGCACGAGTTTCAGCTCCGGGTCGCACAGCGCACTGACATGCTTGCAGACCAACCTGGCCGCCGCACTCGCGGCCCTTACCTGGTTGGCGGTGGGGCTGCTAGGGGGCTCCTTCTACGAGTGTGCTGTCAGCGGTAGCGCGCGCATGGCGAAGTATCTGTGCGGAAACCTCAACAGCAGCTGTGCTATCAAACTACCGCAGGTTCCCTGCAACCAACAGGAGGCGGAGATGCAGGACATCCTGAATCAGCTCAAGGCTCAGTCTCAG GTGATAGGCTGGATTCTAATAGCAGCCATCATCATTGTACTTCTTGTTGTGACGTCTATCATCCGATGCTGTTCTCCAATTAGTTATCTGCACCTAAAATTCTGGGAAATATATTCTCAGAAGGAGGAGCAGATTCTTCTAAGTCAAGCTACAGAGCACGCGACCCAGTTGGCAGACGAGAATGTTAAGTGTTTTTTTGAATGCAGGAATCCGAAGGATTGCTACACCCCAAGCAGTAAAGCCTGGAAGGAAATCTCGGCgctgtacacttttaatcccaagaAGCAGTTCTACAGCCTGCTGCACAAGTATGTTAATAGAAAGGAGATGGAGATGAGTGACCGTCTCTGCTCTATGGAAGGAGATACAGTGGTCCCTGCCCTTAGCTTTGTAGATGCCTCTGGCATGGCCAACACTGAAGGGATGTGA
- the Calhm6 gene encoding calcium homeostasis modulator protein 6 isoform X2, translating into MEKIKAVLELLQSKHRSTLGYGLVTLLTVPCNQQEAEMQDILNQLKAQSQVIGWILIAAIIIVLLVVTSIIRCCSPISYLHLKFWEIYSQKEEQILLSQATEHATQLADENVKCFFECRNPKDCYTPSSKAWKEISALYTFNPKKQFYSLLHKYVNRKEMEMSDRLCSMEGDTVVPALSFVDASGMANTEGM; encoded by the exons ATGGAGAAGATCAAGGCAGTGCTGGAACTGCTGCAGAGCAAGCACCGCAGCACCCTGGGCTATGGCTTGGTGACCCTGTTGACG GTTCCCTGCAACCAACAGGAGGCGGAGATGCAGGACATCCTGAATCAGCTCAAGGCTCAGTCTCAG GTGATAGGCTGGATTCTAATAGCAGCCATCATCATTGTACTTCTTGTTGTGACGTCTATCATCCGATGCTGTTCTCCAATTAGTTATCTGCACCTAAAATTCTGGGAAATATATTCTCAGAAGGAGGAGCAGATTCTTCTAAGTCAAGCTACAGAGCACGCGACCCAGTTGGCAGACGAGAATGTTAAGTGTTTTTTTGAATGCAGGAATCCGAAGGATTGCTACACCCCAAGCAGTAAAGCCTGGAAGGAAATCTCGGCgctgtacacttttaatcccaagaAGCAGTTCTACAGCCTGCTGCACAAGTATGTTAATAGAAAGGAGATGGAGATGAGTGACCGTCTCTGCTCTATGGAAGGAGATACAGTGGTCCCTGCCCTTAGCTTTGTAGATGCCTCTGGCATGGCCAACACTGAAGGGATGTGA